In a genomic window of Victivallis lenta:
- a CDS encoding tetratricopeptide repeat protein: MRRNRVVKIISTLIMLFFLANAVYALLLWGRSTGVAGAIFNLLTVVSCGAIACCMFAWLYLPGLIDSLFLMRPTRSRPAPLLSPVEVLIRQTRYGEALERLNLLIEAGPEFPTAWIMRFDLLRGPLGQQEEALKSVEKYFIRPKRLRSEGNAKLALRYAELAGELGRQDEAIRLLTAELHRLGTGYSKTERRYLGSMLAHLRDESRTGRPETRGGADVA; this comes from the coding sequence ATGCGCCGGAATCGTGTCGTAAAAATCATCTCGACTCTCATCATGCTGTTTTTCCTGGCAAACGCGGTTTACGCCCTGCTGCTATGGGGCCGTTCGACCGGTGTTGCCGGAGCGATTTTCAATCTGCTGACGGTCGTCTCCTGCGGCGCGATCGCCTGCTGCATGTTCGCGTGGCTCTATCTGCCCGGCCTCATCGACAGCCTGTTCCTCATGCGCCCGACACGGAGCAGGCCCGCTCCGCTGCTCTCTCCGGTCGAGGTGCTGATCAGGCAGACGCGCTACGGCGAGGCGCTGGAGCGTCTCAACCTGCTGATCGAGGCCGGCCCGGAATTTCCCACCGCGTGGATCATGCGTTTCGACCTGCTGCGCGGCCCGCTCGGGCAGCAGGAGGAGGCCCTGAAAAGCGTGGAAAAGTATTTCATCCGCCCGAAACGGCTCCGCTCCGAAGGGAATGCGAAGCTCGCGCTGCGTTATGCGGAGCTGGCCGGAGAGCTCGGCAGGCAGGATGAAGCAATCCGGCTCCTCACCGCTGAACTGCACCGGCTCGGCACCGGATACTCGAAGACCGAGCGCCGGTACCTCGGCAGCATGCTCGCCCACCTGCGCGACGAAAGCAGAACAGGGCGGCCGGAAACGCGCGGAGGAGCCGATGTGGCTTGA
- the aspS gene encoding aspartate--tRNA ligase: protein MSIYRTHTCGELRKTEVGKEVRISGWIHSVRDHGGVIFIDLRDHYGITQVVIDPECAFYQALDRWRVETVVRFDGRVVARSAETVNPKLATGEIEVRATDMEILGEADVIPFQVAKDDQAPEAMRLKYRFLDLRRDDLHKNIILRSQVIAEIRRYMTEHGFNEFQTPILTASSPEGARDYLVPSRLHPGKFYALPQAPQQFKQLLMVAGFDRYFQIAPCFRDEDARADRSPGEFYQLDVEMSFVEQDDIFAVIEGLLDDVFGKFSANEFSKPPFVRLPYREAMDRFGSDKPDLRNPLEMIDVTEHFRGCGFQAFAGTVEKGGVVRAIKAPKVAGKPRKFFDDLIKFAQENGAKGMAYIIWTEEGEKSPIVKFLTPEIVAALKQAGKVESGDALFFLADTKKTVQKIGGAVIPELGRQLGLIDPNVFKFCWIVDFPMFEEDEETGQIIFSHNPFSMPQGGMDALLNRNPLDILAYQYDIVCNGIELSSGAIRNHRPDIMYKAFEIAGYDRSVVDEKFGGMINAFKLGAPPHGGIAPGVDRMVMLLTGSPNIREVIAFPFNQQAQDLMMNAPAEVSVKQLRELHIEVKLPKRQEKAAGETPQG, encoded by the coding sequence ATGAGCATCTATCGCACCCACACCTGCGGGGAGCTTCGCAAGACTGAGGTCGGCAAAGAGGTCCGGATCTCGGGGTGGATTCACAGCGTCCGCGACCATGGCGGCGTCATTTTCATCGACCTGCGCGACCACTACGGCATCACGCAGGTCGTCATCGATCCGGAGTGCGCGTTCTATCAGGCTCTGGACCGCTGGCGGGTCGAAACCGTCGTCCGTTTCGACGGCAGGGTCGTCGCCCGCTCGGCCGAGACGGTCAATCCGAAACTGGCCACCGGTGAAATCGAGGTCCGGGCGACCGATATGGAGATTCTCGGCGAAGCCGACGTGATTCCGTTCCAGGTCGCCAAGGACGACCAGGCGCCGGAGGCGATGCGGCTCAAATACCGTTTCCTCGACCTCCGCCGCGACGACCTGCATAAAAACATCATCCTGCGCAGTCAGGTCATCGCCGAGATTCGCCGCTATATGACCGAGCACGGCTTCAACGAGTTCCAGACTCCGATCCTGACCGCGAGCAGTCCGGAGGGCGCGCGCGACTATCTGGTGCCGTCGCGGCTGCATCCCGGCAAGTTCTACGCGCTGCCGCAGGCGCCGCAGCAGTTCAAGCAGCTGCTGATGGTGGCCGGGTTCGACCGTTACTTCCAGATCGCGCCGTGTTTCCGCGACGAGGACGCCCGTGCCGACCGCAGCCCCGGGGAGTTCTACCAGCTCGACGTCGAAATGAGCTTTGTCGAGCAGGACGACATCTTCGCCGTAATCGAGGGGCTGCTTGACGATGTGTTCGGCAAGTTCAGCGCGAACGAGTTCTCGAAGCCGCCGTTCGTGCGTCTGCCGTACCGCGAGGCGATGGACCGGTTCGGTTCGGACAAGCCGGATCTGCGCAACCCGCTCGAGATGATCGACGTGACCGAACACTTCCGCGGCTGCGGCTTCCAGGCGTTCGCCGGAACCGTCGAAAAGGGCGGCGTGGTCCGCGCGATCAAGGCCCCGAAGGTGGCCGGCAAGCCGCGCAAGTTCTTCGACGATCTCATCAAGTTCGCGCAGGAGAACGGCGCAAAGGGCATGGCCTACATCATCTGGACCGAGGAGGGCGAGAAGAGCCCGATCGTGAAGTTCCTGACGCCGGAGATCGTTGCGGCGCTGAAGCAGGCCGGCAAGGTCGAGTCCGGCGACGCGCTTTTCTTCCTGGCCGATACGAAGAAGACGGTGCAGAAGATCGGCGGGGCGGTCATCCCGGAGCTCGGGCGGCAGCTCGGGCTCATCGATCCGAATGTGTTCAAATTCTGCTGGATCGTCGACTTCCCGATGTTCGAGGAGGACGAGGAGACCGGGCAGATCATCTTCTCGCACAACCCGTTCTCGATGCCGCAGGGCGGCATGGATGCGCTGTTGAACAGGAATCCGCTCGATATCCTCGCCTACCAGTACGACATCGTCTGCAACGGCATCGAGCTGTCGTCCGGCGCGATCCGGAACCACCGTCCGGACATCATGTACAAGGCGTTCGAGATCGCCGGCTACGACCGCAGCGTGGTCGATGAGAAATTCGGCGGCATGATCAACGCCTTCAAGCTCGGGGCGCCCCCGCACGGCGGCATCGCCCCGGGCGTGGACCGCATGGTCATGCTGCTGACCGGTTCGCCGAACATCCGCGAGGTCATTGCGTTCCCGTTCAACCAGCAGGCGCAGGACCTCATGATGAATGCTCCGGCCGAAGTGTCGGTCAAGCAGCTCCGCGAGCTCCATATCGAAGTCAAACTTCCGAAGCGGCAGGAAAAGGCCGCCGGAGAAACGCCGCAGGGGTGA
- a CDS encoding NAD(P)/FAD-dependent oxidoreductase, which produces MIRKITGFRVDSTKAPADIDDRIGGMAARAEGIPVVQLRDFRITGKSIDARRGVPVLLYNLELDVDEQDSPAEFHLPLRLDLPERTALLHPVVVGTGPAGIFAALALALAGAKPLILDRGRRVEERYADYRRFLESRELDESSNLLLGEGGAGTFSDGKLYTGTRDIRAAFVLDTLARAGAPPEIRYLKRPHIGSDKLRAVAANLRKRIIGLGGEFRFGTEVTGLLLKNGRCIGVETAAGDRIEAPAVIMAPGLGGRELVQRMARQGAGALLKPFQIGCRIEHPQSFIDRAMYHLDSRPAALGAAEYHLVSRPGNGVPGVSSFCMCPGGEILNATAWRGHSVSNGMSDYARNGEFANGCLIATLPAEKFGSSAEAYEFLAGFERRIFESGGGDYAFPAQDAAAFLSGRNGLSLARTGCATGIVPGRLDRLIPPELATALRAALRHFDRGNPGFIRYGKFVGLETCVSSPLRFHREPDSLMSNLSGLYPCGEGVGCAGGIMSAAVDGLKVAEALLRQET; this is translated from the coding sequence GTGATCCGGAAAATCACGGGTTTCCGGGTCGATTCGACGAAGGCTCCGGCCGACATTGACGACCGGATCGGCGGCATGGCTGCGCGGGCGGAAGGCATTCCTGTCGTGCAGCTGCGGGATTTCCGCATCACAGGCAAGAGCATCGACGCCCGGCGCGGTGTTCCGGTGCTGCTCTACAACCTTGAGCTCGATGTGGACGAACAGGATTCTCCGGCTGAGTTCCATCTGCCGCTCCGCCTCGACCTGCCGGAACGGACGGCGCTTCTGCATCCGGTCGTGGTCGGCACCGGCCCCGCCGGTATTTTCGCCGCGCTGGCGCTGGCGCTGGCCGGGGCGAAGCCGCTGATCCTCGACCGCGGGCGCCGGGTCGAGGAGCGTTATGCCGACTACCGGCGCTTTCTCGAAAGCCGCGAACTCGACGAATCGAGCAACCTGCTGCTCGGGGAAGGCGGGGCCGGTACATTTTCGGACGGCAAGCTCTATACCGGCACCCGCGACATCCGCGCCGCTTTCGTGCTGGATACGCTGGCCCGGGCGGGTGCGCCGCCGGAAATCCGCTATCTGAAGCGTCCGCACATCGGTTCGGACAAGCTGCGCGCCGTTGCCGCGAACCTGCGGAAGCGCATCATCGGGCTCGGCGGCGAATTCCGGTTCGGGACCGAGGTCACCGGCCTCCTGCTGAAAAACGGCCGCTGCATCGGCGTCGAAACCGCCGCCGGTGACCGGATCGAAGCTCCGGCGGTAATCATGGCGCCGGGTCTCGGGGGGCGGGAACTCGTGCAGCGCATGGCCCGGCAGGGAGCGGGCGCGCTCCTGAAACCGTTCCAGATCGGCTGCCGCATCGAGCATCCGCAGAGCTTCATCGACCGTGCGATGTATCATCTCGACAGCCGCCCGGCGGCGCTCGGCGCGGCCGAATACCATCTGGTTTCCCGTCCCGGGAACGGAGTGCCGGGCGTCAGCTCGTTCTGCATGTGTCCGGGCGGGGAGATCCTGAATGCGACGGCGTGGCGCGGCCACTCCGTGTCGAACGGCATGAGCGATTATGCGCGGAACGGCGAATTTGCGAACGGCTGCCTGATTGCCACGCTGCCGGCGGAGAAATTCGGCAGTTCGGCGGAGGCGTACGAATTCCTGGCCGGATTCGAGCGCCGCATCTTTGAATCGGGCGGGGGCGATTACGCGTTTCCTGCGCAGGATGCCGCCGCCTTTCTGTCCGGGCGGAACGGGCTTTCCCTGGCCCGGACCGGCTGTGCGACCGGCATCGTGCCGGGGCGGCTCGACCGGCTGATCCCGCCGGAGCTGGCGACGGCGCTGCGGGCCGCGCTGCGGCACTTCGACCGGGGAAATCCGGGGTTTATCCGTTACGGCAAATTCGTGGGGCTTGAGACCTGCGTGTCGAGTCCGCTGCGCTTCCACCGGGAACCGGACTCTTTGATGTCGAATCTGTCCGGACTGTATCCGTGCGGCGAGGGAGTCGGCTGCGCCGGCGGCATCATGTCCGCCGCGGTTGACGGCCTGAAAGTGGCCGAGGCCCTGCTCCGGCAGGAGACCTGA